A single window of Maylandia zebra isolate NMK-2024a linkage group LG2, Mzebra_GT3a, whole genome shotgun sequence DNA harbors:
- the psmd10 gene encoding 26S proteasome non-ATPase regulatory subunit 10 isoform X2 has protein sequence MEGSVSNVEVCNFAYTGQFEKLKQCILSDKTLACKTDQDRRTALHWACSAGHTDIVEFLLDMGVEVNLQDDASWTPLHIAASAGREDIVRSLISKGAQLNSVNQNGCTPLHYAASKDRYEIALLLLENGADPNATDKLDSTPLHRASAKGNYRLIQLLLKQSASTNIQDSQGNTPLHLACDEERVEAAKLLVEHGASIYIENKEEKTPLQIAKGSLGNILRQIVEG, from the exons ATGGAGGGGTCTGTGTCCAATGTGGAGGTGTGTAACTTTGCTTACACGGGGCAGTTTGAGAAATTAAAACAGTGCATCCTGTCAGATAAAACGCTTGCCTGCAAAACAGACCAG GACCGGAGAACCGCGCTGCACTGGGCTTGTTCTGCTGGACACACCGATATTGTGGAGTTTCTTCTTGACATGGGAGTTGAAGTGAACCTGCAAGATGAT GCTTCGTGGACCCCTTTGCACATTGCAGCATCTGCAGGCAGAGAAGACATCGTGAGATCTCTGATATCCAAAGGAGCTCAGCTCAACTCAGTTAATCAAAATGGATGCACCCCTCTGCACTACGCCGCCTCCAAAGACCGATATGAG ATTGCCCTGCTGCTGTTGGAAAATGGAGCAGACCCCAATGCTACTGACAAGCTGGACTCTACGCCTCTTCACAGAGCATCTGCCAAGGGCAACTACCGGCTCATCCAGCTGCTTCTCAAACAGAGTGCATCAACAAATATTCAGGACTCACAGGGCAACACGCCTCT CCATCTTGCATGCGATGAGGAGCGTGTTGAAGCAGCCAAGTTGCTGGTGGAACATGGAGCGAGCATTTACATTGAGAACAAGGAGGAGAAGACCCCGCTCCAGATAGCAAAGGGCAGTCTTGGGAACATACTCCGTCAGATCGTGGAGGGATGA
- the nxt2 gene encoding NTF2-related export protein 2: MATTLDFRTHADQSCRYSEEFVNIYYDCMDKKRRNLIRLYLDKATLVWNGNAVSGQEALGEFFESLPSSEFQVQTLDCQPVHEQATQGQTTLLVVTGGIVKFEGNKQRFFNQNFLLTAQASPNNDQPVWKIASDCFRFQDWNS, encoded by the exons ATGGCAACCACCCTG GATTTCAGGACTCATGCCGACCAGTCATGCAGATATTCAGAAGAATTTGTCAACATTTATTACGACTGTATGGATAAGAAGAGGCGG AACTTAATCCGGCTCTACCTGGACAAGGCTACCTTGGTGTGGAACGGAAATGCGGTGTCAGGACAGGAAGCCCTGGGCGAGTTTTTTGAGTCACTGCCATCCAGCGAGTTCCAGGTTCAAACACTGGATTGCCAGCCTGTGCACG AGCAAGCAACCCAAGGCCAGACAACACTGCTTGTGGTGACCGGTGGCATAGTCAAGTTTGAAGGGAACAAACAGCGTTTTTTCAACCAGAACTTTCTCCTAACAGCTCAGGCTTCACCCAACAACGATCAGCCCGTGTGGAAGATCGCTAGCGACTGTTTCCGCTTTCAAGACTGGAATAGCTGA
- the acsl4a gene encoding long-chain-fatty-acid--CoA ligase 4, giving the protein MGLQSDSVLQSILLFPIHLIIWLYSIVSFLPWYYLTGAGQGKALSKRIKARSKSGCAEGPYRSVDQFDSLAREDFPGKDTLDKLFKHAVQRFGEADCLGTREILSEENETQPNGKVFKKLILGEYKWLSYNELDSIVSEFGSGLAALGQQPKSTIAVFCETRAEWMITAQACFRHNFPLVTFYATLGEEAIAFGLNETGVSHLVTNVELLETKLKTVLPQIPNLKHVIYVDDKKMNTEGYPAGLSIRSMQSVREMGRQPENVARAIVEPRPSDLAVVMYTSGSTGRPKGVVIVHSNLIAGMTGQCERIPGLGPNDTYIAYLPLAHVLEMTAEISCVTYGCRIGYSSPQTLSDQSTRIKKGSKGDCSVLRPTLMAAVPEIMDRINKNVMSKVQEMGFVQKMLFTLGYNYKLEQIRRGYDAPLCNALLFRKVKKLLGGRVRMMLSGGAPLSPATQRFMNVCFCCPVGQGYGLTETCGAGTITEVEDISTGRVGAPLICCEIRLRDWAEGGYTSKDKPNPRGEILIGGPNVTMGYYRSEGNNQDFFVDENGQRWFCTGDVGEVYPDGCLQIVDRKKDLVKLQAGEYVSLGKVESALKNCPLIDNICAYANSDQNYVISFVVPNQKKLTELAKQRSIEGTWEEICTNPEMESEVLKAIKEVATNIKLQRFEIPVKVHLSPEPWTPETGLVTDAFKLKRKELKNHYLHHIERMYGRK; this is encoded by the exons ATGGGTCTTCAGTCAGACTCTGTCCTCCAATCTATCCTCCTTTTTCCAATCCACCTTATCATATGGCTGTACTCAATAGTCTCATTCCTGCCTTGGTACTACCTCACCGGAGCTGGCCAAGGAAAAGCTCTGTCCAAGAGGATAAAAGCCCGTTCCAAATCAGGATGTGCCGAGGGACCATACCGCTCCGTGGACCAATTTGATTCCCTGGCCAGGGAAGACTTCCCAGGCAAGGACACACTCGATAAGCTGTTCAAGCATGCTGTGCAGCGCTTCGGTGAAGCTGATTGTCTAGGAACCCGAGAGATTCTGAGCGAAGAGAACGAGACTCAGCCCAACggcaaagtttttaaaaag CTGATCCTGGGGGAGTACAAATGGTTATCCTACAATGAACTCGACTCCATAGTCAGTGAGTTTGGCAGTGGATTGGCGGCTTTGGGGCAGCAACCCAAAAGCACTATTGCAGTCTTCTGTGAAACCAGGGCAGAGTGGATGATCACTGCTCAGGCATGCTTCAGACACAATTTCCCAC TGGTGACGTTCTACGCCACACTGGGGGAGGAGGCGATTGCTTTTGGACTGAATGAGACGGGTGTTTCACATTTGGTCACCAACGTGGAGCTCCTTGAGACTAAGCTGAAA ACTGTACTGCCACAGATCCCCAACCTGAAGCATGTGATTTATGTGGATGACAAGAAAATGAACACAGAAGGCTACCCAGCAGGGCTTTCCATCCGCAGCATGCAGTCCGTACGAGAGATGGGCAGGCAGCCGGAGAATG TGGCTAGGGCAATTGTTGAGCCCCGGCCATCCGATCTGGCCGTTGTGATGTACACCAGCGGTTCCACAGGCAGACCCAAAGGAGTTGTCATTGTCCACAGTAACCTAATTGCAGGAATGACAGGCCAGTGTGAACGCATCCCTGGGCTCGG GCCTAATGATACCTACATAGCCTATCTGCCCCTGGCTCATGTTCTGGAAATGACAGCTGAAATCTCCTGTGTCACATATGGTTGTCGGATTGGCTATTCGTCCCCACAGACACTGTCAGACCAG TCTACCAGGATAAAGAAGGGAAGTAAAGGAGATTGCTCTGTGCTCAGGCCCACACTGATGGCAGCTGTGCCA GAAATCATGGATCGCATCAACAAGAACGTGATGAGCAAAGTGCAGGAAATGGGTTTTGTTCAGAAGATGCTGTTTACACTGGGCTACAATTATAAACTGGAGCAGATCAGGAGGGGCTATGACGCACCACTCTGCAATGC CTTGTTGTTCCGGAAAGTAAAGAAACTGCTGGGTGGGCGAGTGAGGATGATGCTGTCTGGAGGAGCCCCCCTGTCCCCGGCCACTCAGAGATttatgaatgtgtgtttttgctgtCCAGTGGGCCAGGGCTACGGCCTCACTGAGACCTGTGGAGCAGGCACTATCACAGAGG tTGAAGACATCAGCACTGGTCGTGTTGGAGCTCCTCTGATTTGCTGTGAGATTAGACTCAGGGACTGGGCTGAAG GTGGCTACACCAGTAAAGACAAGCCAAATCCAAGAGGGGAGATCTTGATCGGTGGCCCCAATGTAACCATGGGCTACTACAGGAGTGAAGGCAACAATCAGGACTTCTTTGTGGATGAAAATGGTCAGAGATGGTTCTGCACCGGAGATGTAGGAGAGGTTTACCCAGATGGCTGTCTACAAATTGTTG ACCGCAAGAAAGATTTGGTGAAACTGCAGGCTGGAGAGTACGTGTCTCTCGGTAAAGTGGAATCTGCTCTGAAAAACTGCCCTCTTATAGACAACATCTGTGCTTATGCAAACAG TGATCAGAACTATGTGATCAGCTTCGTGGTTCCCAATCAGAAAAAGCTCACAGAACTGGCCAAACAGAGGAGCATAGAGGGGACATGGGAGGAGATCTGCACTAATCCTGAAATGGAAAGCGAGGTCCTGAAGGCGATCAAGGAGGTCGCCACTAACA TTAAACTCCAGAGATTTGAGATTCCAGTGAAGGTGCATCTGAGTCCAGAGCCGTGGACGCCTGAAACGGGCCTAGTCACAGATGCATTCAAGTTGAAGAGGAAAGAGCTGAAGAACCACTATCTCCATCACATAGAGAGAATGTATGGGAGGAAGTAA
- the psmd10 gene encoding 26S proteasome non-ATPase regulatory subunit 10 isoform X1, whose translation MEGSVSNVEVCNFAYTGQFEKLKQCILSDKTLACKTDQDRRTALHWACSAGHTDIVEFLLDMGVEVNLQDDASWTPLHIAASAGREDIVRSLISKGAQLNSVNQNGCTPLHYAASKDRYEVGPVICYRWGAEWWVTPIALLLLENGADPNATDKLDSTPLHRASAKGNYRLIQLLLKQSASTNIQDSQGNTPLHLACDEERVEAAKLLVEHGASIYIENKEEKTPLQIAKGSLGNILRQIVEG comes from the exons ATGGAGGGGTCTGTGTCCAATGTGGAGGTGTGTAACTTTGCTTACACGGGGCAGTTTGAGAAATTAAAACAGTGCATCCTGTCAGATAAAACGCTTGCCTGCAAAACAGACCAG GACCGGAGAACCGCGCTGCACTGGGCTTGTTCTGCTGGACACACCGATATTGTGGAGTTTCTTCTTGACATGGGAGTTGAAGTGAACCTGCAAGATGAT GCTTCGTGGACCCCTTTGCACATTGCAGCATCTGCAGGCAGAGAAGACATCGTGAGATCTCTGATATCCAAAGGAGCTCAGCTCAACTCAGTTAATCAAAATGGATGCACCCCTCTGCACTACGCCGCCTCCAAAGACCGATATGAG GTGGGCCCTGTAATATGCTACAGGTGGGGTGCTGAATGGTGGGTTACACCG ATTGCCCTGCTGCTGTTGGAAAATGGAGCAGACCCCAATGCTACTGACAAGCTGGACTCTACGCCTCTTCACAGAGCATCTGCCAAGGGCAACTACCGGCTCATCCAGCTGCTTCTCAAACAGAGTGCATCAACAAATATTCAGGACTCACAGGGCAACACGCCTCT CCATCTTGCATGCGATGAGGAGCGTGTTGAAGCAGCCAAGTTGCTGGTGGAACATGGAGCGAGCATTTACATTGAGAACAAGGAGGAGAAGACCCCGCTCCAGATAGCAAAGGGCAGTCTTGGGAACATACTCCGTCAGATCGTGGAGGGATGA
- the psmd10 gene encoding 26S proteasome non-ATPase regulatory subunit 10 isoform X3 yields MGVEVNLQDDASWTPLHIAASAGREDIVRSLISKGAQLNSVNQNGCTPLHYAASKDRYEVGPVICYRWGAEWWVTPIALLLLENGADPNATDKLDSTPLHRASAKGNYRLIQLLLKQSASTNIQDSQGNTPLHLACDEERVEAAKLLVEHGASIYIENKEEKTPLQIAKGSLGNILRQIVEG; encoded by the exons ATGGGAGTTGAAGTGAACCTGCAAGATGAT GCTTCGTGGACCCCTTTGCACATTGCAGCATCTGCAGGCAGAGAAGACATCGTGAGATCTCTGATATCCAAAGGAGCTCAGCTCAACTCAGTTAATCAAAATGGATGCACCCCTCTGCACTACGCCGCCTCCAAAGACCGATATGAG GTGGGCCCTGTAATATGCTACAGGTGGGGTGCTGAATGGTGGGTTACACCG ATTGCCCTGCTGCTGTTGGAAAATGGAGCAGACCCCAATGCTACTGACAAGCTGGACTCTACGCCTCTTCACAGAGCATCTGCCAAGGGCAACTACCGGCTCATCCAGCTGCTTCTCAAACAGAGTGCATCAACAAATATTCAGGACTCACAGGGCAACACGCCTCT CCATCTTGCATGCGATGAGGAGCGTGTTGAAGCAGCCAAGTTGCTGGTGGAACATGGAGCGAGCATTTACATTGAGAACAAGGAGGAGAAGACCCCGCTCCAGATAGCAAAGGGCAGTCTTGGGAACATACTCCGTCAGATCGTGGAGGGATGA